In one Drosophila gunungcola strain Sukarami chromosome 2R unlocalized genomic scaffold, Dgunungcola_SK_2 000004F, whole genome shotgun sequence genomic region, the following are encoded:
- the LOC128254162 gene encoding LOW QUALITY PROTEIN: uncharacterized protein LOC128254162 (The sequence of the model RefSeq protein was modified relative to this genomic sequence to represent the inferred CDS: deleted 1 base in 1 codon) produces the protein MRPGPGLVVMALAFISGARRGSSSSISSATATPTATAATSAAAAISAAATSAAGATTSDGGGSRGGRGRGGGVATTLPSTGESSSSSFVRSSGSYLLPIFLPHHFEFALHFQHPQLPPREYSQYQQAHSESWISSRIADRRQQRRRRRESSSSSRDIAGRAGGTGAGVGAAKGGPAAAGLGVTAGTEFGDQQEADPEAEQDRGLTVQFPSSQAYDEDQDIFALVAEDDLLSEESFDRLIKLNEDADEEDYNLQRQQQPETETEIDTEPEAESETETETETETEREAETETETETEQQQQDESRLIDEGVLQHNDNGNSNSNGHSKEFANSYDNNNNKREASGHILDGQTAQLIGHKDNSLSAVATTESAGASNSNSKQSNSDSTTTTTSLPAPVDLKKSILGTATSLTRLNPWISACDLAQPGTATDLQGQCSAGTLPMAWVDEGPGPPICPRSCAEQQQQRPAASKAKRSATSNNKVKYFVNYKKAQMRLRRGGEYAMDATESHAPAASERPTSTTDDQEDVDGSSFSTSTTTIPITTEEEELVPEPQPTLAYSHLHAQEPILIQQQDEQDEQEEQQQCLEYLGDSAESSPQHLCGLRSPGHLLERLRVLRLRNCCERSVFSALHTLALNASLSDRSECVRVLSDLLDVDGLANRITCELAEILFRFDCRQVYSLINQCDDCKEAYRRWVCSTLVPYFAEPKDVSPKQKPKPKDDGQGGKSKRSARSAAMATTDHRLDGIKHKSLKLISNNNKSNNGNNMNERQINQKHDKSSNANANANANANSNASANKDIDRSVEEAIGRDLAQTFYDVVGLSKPRHGGAELQIQVLPDDGDEPAPDADSEVETDTDTDTDGHGDEERDSQRDRETEGKDTDTDTEKDMEAEAEQQSNNFISTANNSDPRATDPVISKLQKRSTRKTEFRKRRRIRPCLSVCQTVEQKCPYLLPADRAPALPTQYAGEPTFLCLDQNIPETGAQLEKSSYGPNDCCYSYCNGPSSGICTVCPDFGQGTDPDPDADAGNSTRRVHNITISLSSPPGEHARAKSVALALRNVSRSGGDPDAVDALIERLPYYARHEGTFYYDEEGEMPPASLSGDCAVVPAVTTRCTIPYYASGTEAVAKPPTQLLIWLSALLGLLSSCGAARQRWSSGCQWSSGCGGGHRAQPGNRQALTCEASCHEQELVKSRSSGQRTPAAAEEKQQQQKQQQQQPKDQPPRYWLWSTSWHSYRLTCSKVRYFSSRSKFKGEKGTKERADASGGVQWSRGAGCIGTRNYRYFYYYNYNINDWWRRWWRCLSSGAL, from the exons ATGCGGCCAGGACCCGGGCTGGTCGTGATGGCGCTTGCGTTTATTTCGGGGGCTCggcgtggcagcagcagcagcatcagctcagcaacagcaacaccaacagcaacagcggcaacaTCTGCGGCAGCAGCAATATCTGCGGCAGCAACATCCGCAGCAGGAGCAACCACATCGGACGGCGGTGGAAGCAGGGggggcagaggcagaggcggTGGAGTTGCAACCACGTTACCGTCCACTGGCGAATCTTCATCGTCGTCATTCGTTCGCAGCTCTGGCTCGTACCTGCTGCCCATCTTCCTGCCCCACCATTTCGAGTTTGCGCTACACTTTCAGCACCCACAGCTGCCGCCGCGGGAGTACAGCCAGTACCAGCAGGCGCACTCCGAGTCCTGGATATCCTCGCGGATTGCGGACAGGAGGCAGCAGAGGCGTAGGCGTCGcgagagcagcagcagcagcagggacATAGCAGGTAGGGCAGGCGGAACGGGAGCGGGAGTGGGTGCGGCAAAAGGAGGTCCTGCAGCAGCGGGATTAGGAGTCACAGCGGGCACAGAGTTCGGCGACCAGCAGGAAGCGGATCCGGAGGCGGAGCAGGATCGCGGCCTGACCGTGCAGTTCCCCTCGTCGCAGGCCTACGACGAGGACCAGGACATCTTCGCCCTGGTGGCCGAGGACGATCTGCTGTCCGAGGAGTCATTCGATCGCCTGATCAAGCTCAACGAAGACGCCGACGAGGAGGACTACAATctgcagcggcaacagcaacccgaaacggaaacggaaatagACACAGAGCCAGAGGCAGAGAgcgagacagagacagagacagagacagaaaCAGAGAGGGAAGccgaaacggaaacggaaactgaaaccgaacagcagcagcaggacgAGAGCCGACTGATTGATGAGGGTGTCCTGCAGCACAAcgacaacggcaacagcaacagcaacggccaCTCGAAGGAGTTCGCCAACAGCTAcgataataacaataacaaacgaGAGGCCAGCGGCCACATCCTTGATGGCCAGACGGCCCAGCTGATTGGCCACAAGGATAACAGCCTGTCCGCCGTGGCCACCACCGAGTCGGCAGGagccagcaacagcaacagcaagcaaagcaacagcgacagcaccaccaccaccacatcCTTGCCAGCACCCGTGGATCTGAAGAAGTCCATACTCGGCACTGCGACTTCGTTAACACGCCTTAATCCTTGGATATCAGCCTGTGATCTGGCACAGCCGGGCACAGCAACCGACTTGCAG GGTCAGTGCTCGGCTGGTACACTGCCCATGGCCTGGGTCGATGAGGGACCCGGGCCCCCAATCTGCCCCCGATCCTGCGCcgaacagcagcaacagaggCCGGCGGCCTCCAAGGCGAAGCGGAGCGCCACCAGTAACAATAAAGTCAAGTATTTCGTAAACTATAAGAAAGCCCAGATGCGTTTGCGTCGCGGTGGGGAGTACGCGATGGACGCCACCGAGAGCCATGCCCCGGCGGCCAGCGAGCGACCAACGAGCACCACCGACGACCAGGAGGATGTGGATGGGTCCTCGTTctccaccagcaccaccaccattCCCATTACCacagaggaggaggagctggtgCCGGAACCGCAGCCGACGCTGGCTTATAGCCACCTGCATGCCCAGGAGCCGATCCTGATCCAGCAGCAGGATGAGCAGGATGAGCAGGAGGAGCAACAACAGTGCCTTGAATATCTGGGCGATTCCGCCGAGTCGAGTCCGCAGCATTTGTGTGGCCTCCGGTCACCTGGTCACCTGCTGGAGCGGCTGAGGGTCCTGCGGCTGCGCAACTGCTGCGAGAGGAGCGTCTTCAGCGCCCTGCACACGCTGGCCTTGAACGCCAGCCTATCGGATCGCAGCGAGTGCGTCCGCGTGCTCAGCGATCTGCTGGACGTGGACGGACTGGCCAACAGGATCACATGCGAGCTGGCCGAGATTCTGTTCCGTTTCGACTGTCGGCAGGTCTACTCGCTGATCAATCAGTGCGACGACTGCAAG GAAGCATATCGTCGCTGGGTCTGCAGTACACTAGTGCCATACTTTGCCGAGCCAAAGGACGTGTCGCCGAAGCagaagccaaagccaaaggacGATGGCCAGGGCGGCAAGAGCAAACGCTCGGCGCGAAGTGCAGCGATGGCGACGACGGACCACCGGCTGGACGGCATCAAGCATAAATCTCTGAAATTAAtcagcaataacaataaatcaaataacgGCAATAACATGAACGAGCGTCAGATTAATCAGAAGCATGACAAGAGCTCCAATGCGAACGCGAacgcgaatgcgaatgcgaactCAAACGCCAGCGCCAACAAGGACATTGACCGCAGCGTGGAGGAGGCGATTGGCAGGGACCTGGCTCAGACATTCTACGATGTTGTTGGCCTGTCTAAGCCCCGTCACGGAGGAGCGGAGCTTCAGATCCAGGTCCTGCCAGATGACGGCGACGAACCAGCACCCGATGCGGACTCCGAGGTCGAaacggatacggatacggatacggatgGGCATGGGGATGAGGAAAGGGACAGCCAGAGGGACAGGGAGACGGAGGGGAAggatacggatacggatacggaGAAGGACATGGAGGCCGAGGCCGAACAACAATCCAATAATTTCATATCGACTGCCAATAATTCGGATCCCAGAGCCACGGATCCAGTGATATCAAAACTACAGAAGAG ATCAACACGCAAGACAGAGTTCCGTAAGCGGCGCCGTATCCGGCCGTGTCTGAGCGTCTGCCAAACCGTGGAACAAAAGTGCCCCTACCTGCTGCCCGCCGATCGCGCC CCTGCGCTGCCCACCCAATATGCCGGCGAGCCGACATTTCTCTGCCTAG ATCAAAACATACCCGAAACAGGGGCGCAACTGGAGAAGTCGAGCTACGGCCCCAACGACTGCTGCTACAGCTACTGCAATGGCCCGTCGTCGGGCATCTGCACCGTGTGCCCGGACTTCGGCCAGGGcacggatccggatccggatgcggatgcgggcAACTCCACCCGCCGAGTGCACAACATCACCATCTCGCTCAGTTCGCCGCCCGGGGAGCATGCTCGGGCCAAGAGCGTGGCTCTGGCGCTGCGGAACGTGAGCCGCAGTGGCGGCGATCCGGATGCCGTGGACGCGCTGATCGAACGCCTGCCGTACTACGCCCGCCACGAGGGCACCTTCTACTACGACGAGGAGGGCGAGATGCCGCCGGCCTCGCTCTCCGGCGACTGTGCCGTGGTGCCGGCCGTGACCACGCGCTGCACCATTCCGTACTATGCCTCCGGCACGGAGGCGGTGGCCAAGCCGCCCACGCAGCTGCTGATCTGGCTGAGCGCCCTGCTCGGCCTGCTGAGCAGCTGTGGAGCGGCCAGGCAGCGGTGGAGCAGTGGCTGCCAGTGGAGCAGCGGCTGCGGTGGGGGGCACCGGGCACAGCCGGGCAATCGGCAGGCGCTCACCTGCGAGGCCAGTTGCCACGAGCAGGAGCTGGTGAAGAGCCGCAGCAGCGGGCAAAGGACTCCGGCAGCGGCTGaagagaagcagcagcagcaaaagcagcagcagcagcagcctaaGGACCAGCCCCCTAGGTACTGGCTGTGGTCCACGTCCTGGCACTCGTACAGGCTGACCTGCAGCAAAGTGCGATACTTTAGTAGCCGCAGCAAGTTCAAAGGCGAGAAGGGAACCAAGGAACGGGCGGACGCCAGTGGAGGAGTGCAGTGGAGTCGGGGGGCAGGATGCATTGGGACTAGGAACTATCGCTACTTCTACTACTACAACTACAACATCAACGATTGGTGGCGGAGATGGTGGCGCTGTCTGAGCAGCGGCGCCTTATAG